A portion of the Polaribacter cellanae genome contains these proteins:
- a CDS encoding rhomboid family intramembrane serine protease has product MNTDNNLKFSKSVFLIPTIYIVCIWLLYCIEIYFGYNFNKFGVYPRDLVGLRGIFLTHFIHSDVGHLFNNSIPLFVLLSSLFFFYRDTAFKILLIGGFFTGFLTWLIGRESYHIGASGIVYLLFSFVFFSGIIKKHYRLVALSLIIIFLYGSMIWYVLPIKDGMS; this is encoded by the coding sequence ATGAATACTGATAATAATTTAAAATTCTCAAAAAGCGTATTTCTAATACCAACAATTTATATTGTTTGTATTTGGTTATTATATTGTATTGAGATTTATTTTGGATATAATTTTAATAAATTTGGGGTGTATCCAAGAGATTTAGTGGGGTTAAGAGGGATTTTTTTAACACATTTTATTCATAGTGATGTTGGTCATTTATTTAATAATTCTATTCCTCTTTTTGTATTATTGTCTTCACTTTTCTTTTTTTACAGAGATACAGCTTTTAAAATATTACTTATAGGTGGTTTTTTTACTGGGTTTTTAACTTGGTTAATTGGGAGGGAATCCTATCATATTGGAGCAAGTGGAATTGTATATTTGCTTTTTAGTTTTGTTTTTTTTAGTGGTATTATAAAGAAGCATTATAGGTTGGTTGCACTCTCATTAATTATAATCTTTTTGTATGGAAGTATGATTTGGTACGTTTTACCTATAAAAGATGGCATGTCTTGA
- a CDS encoding DUF5723 family protein, whose amino-acid sequence MKKTLLYFSFLVSFFANSQNKQVLYDFAELPQALLLNPALETNYKFHIGVPLLSGISSEVGVTNFALSDLFLRDGRSINNKVSEVLNSLTSRDYVKFNAQIEVLSGGFRLNDKTYFSVGFYEEIDGISYIPKDGIRLFNEGNAANINAVFSASQILYKMDVLGVIHAGITRKIDKKLTIGSRFKIYSSALNLESTNNSGTITTTRGNNNIYIHYLNDIDVNIRTSGVIKDNEYIKNPNKYLKNTFLGGNLGLGLDFGITYNFTPQLQFSGSLLDVGFVNHKKNIKNTLVKGSFTFEGIEFKFDSNNPRNYWQELRDDFKEQLPTIENNDSYISWRPTKLNAALKYSFGEKRSKYCYDNTYKDFYTDAVGAQLYSVFRPLSKQFALTGFYQKSFNKNLHAKVTYTIDDYSAYNVGFGLSATIWKLNFYGIFDNIIQYQNLSSANNASFQLGINLIFN is encoded by the coding sequence ATGAAAAAGACACTATTATATTTTTCATTTTTAGTAAGTTTTTTTGCCAATAGCCAAAACAAACAAGTTTTATACGATTTTGCAGAGTTACCACAAGCATTGCTATTAAACCCTGCTTTAGAAACAAACTATAAATTCCATATTGGAGTTCCTTTATTATCTGGTATATCTTCAGAAGTTGGTGTTACAAATTTTGCTTTGTCAGATTTGTTTTTGCGAGATGGAAGAAGTATAAACAATAAAGTTAGCGAAGTCTTAAATAGTTTAACTTCCAGAGATTATGTAAAATTTAATGCCCAAATAGAAGTTTTAAGTGGAGGTTTTAGGTTGAACGATAAAACTTATTTTAGTGTTGGTTTTTATGAAGAAATCGATGGAATAAGTTACATTCCTAAAGACGGAATTAGACTTTTTAATGAAGGGAATGCAGCAAATATTAATGCTGTTTTTAGTGCATCTCAAATTCTTTATAAAATGGACGTTTTAGGAGTAATTCACGCAGGAATTACAAGAAAAATAGACAAAAAATTAACGATTGGTAGTCGTTTTAAAATTTATTCATCTGCATTAAATTTAGAATCTACCAATAATTCTGGAACCATTACAACTACTAGAGGTAATAACAATATTTACATTCATTATTTAAATGATATCGATGTTAATATAAGAACATCCGGTGTAATAAAAGATAACGAATATATAAAGAATCCGAACAAATATTTAAAAAACACATTTCTTGGTGGAAATTTAGGTTTAGGACTCGATTTTGGAATTACCTATAATTTTACTCCACAATTACAGTTTTCTGGAAGTCTTTTAGATGTTGGTTTTGTAAATCATAAAAAAAACATTAAAAATACATTAGTAAAAGGAAGCTTCACTTTCGAAGGCATAGAATTTAAATTCGATTCGAACAACCCAAGAAACTATTGGCAAGAATTAAGAGATGATTTTAAAGAACAGTTGCCAACTATAGAGAATAACGATTCTTACATTTCATGGAGGCCAACAAAATTAAACGCGGCATTGAAATATAGTTTTGGAGAAAAAAGAAGTAAATATTGTTACGATAATACTTATAAAGATTTTTATACAGATGCTGTTGGAGCACAATTATATTCAGTTTTTAGACCATTAAGTAAGCAATTTGCGCTTACGGGTTTTTATCAAAAATCTTTCAATAAAAATTTACACGCAAAAGTAACTTATACCATAGACGATTATTCTGCATATAACGTTGGTTTTGGACTTTCTGCAACAATTTGGAAATTAAATTTTTATGGTATTTTTGATAATATTATTCAATATCAAAATTTATCATCAGCAAATAATGCGTCCTTTCAATTAGGAATTAATCTTATATTTAATTAA
- the rlmB gene encoding 23S rRNA (guanosine(2251)-2'-O)-methyltransferase RlmB, with protein MEKDMTNIFGIRAIIEAIESGSTINKIYLQKALRGDLFYQLDKLIKQHRLTTSIVPVEKLNRLSKNSNHQGAVAQISPVEFHDLETLIEKTIESGEVPLFLLLDQLSDVRNFGAIIRTAECTGVHGIIIQKNGSAPVNAETIKTSAGAAFKVPICKVDHIKDALFLLQASEIKTVAATEKTEDSVFDINFKQPLAIVMGSENRGVNPSILKMVDYKAKLPLLGEIASLNVSVACGAFLYESVRQRIN; from the coding sequence ATGGAAAAAGACATGACAAACATCTTTGGAATAAGAGCAATTATTGAAGCTATTGAAAGTGGCTCTACAATAAATAAAATATACCTACAAAAAGCATTAAGGGGAGATTTATTTTATCAATTAGATAAATTAATAAAACAACATCGCTTAACCACAAGTATTGTTCCTGTAGAGAAGCTTAATCGTTTGTCTAAAAACAGTAATCACCAAGGTGCTGTTGCACAAATTTCTCCTGTAGAGTTTCATGATTTAGAAACTCTAATTGAAAAAACTATAGAAAGTGGAGAAGTTCCTCTTTTTTTATTATTAGATCAACTTTCGGATGTACGAAATTTTGGAGCAATTATTAGAACTGCAGAATGTACTGGAGTTCATGGAATAATTATTCAAAAAAATGGGAGTGCTCCTGTAAATGCAGAAACTATAAAGACATCTGCTGGTGCTGCGTTTAAAGTACCTATCTGTAAAGTAGATCATATTAAAGATGCCTTATTTCTATTACAAGCATCTGAGATTAAAACTGTAGCTGCTACAGAAAAGACAGAAGATTCTGTTTTCGATATTAATTTTAAGCAACCATTGGCAATTGTTATGGGATCTGAAAATAGAGGTGTTAACCCTTCTATATTAAAAATGGTCGATTATAAAGCCAAATTACCTTTGTTAGGTGAAATAGCATCACTAAATGTGTCTGTGGCTTGTGGCGCTTTCTTATATGAGAGTGTAAGACAAAGAATTAATTAA
- a CDS encoding replication-associated recombination protein A produces the protein MNEPLAERIRPKTLEDYISQQHLVGKNGVLTNLIKKGIIPSLILWGPPGIGKTTLANIIATESKRPFYTLSAISSGVKDVREVIEKAKNSGGLFTAKNPILFIDEIHRFSKSQQDSLLGAVEKGWVTLIGATTENPSFEVIPALLSRCQVYILNSFDKNDLVALLERAIKTDKFLASKKIILKETEALLQVSSGDARKLLNIFELLVSSEDEIEITNELVLSKIQKNTARYDKTGEQHYDIVSAFIKSIRGSDPNAAVYWLARMIEGGEDVKFIARRMLILASEDIGNANPTALILANNTFQAVSVIGNPESRIILSQCAVYLANSTKSNASYMAIGEAQNLVRKTGDLSVPLHLRNAPTKLMKDLDYGKEYLYSHNYPNNFVDQEFLPHEISGTKLYEPGHNQRENQFRDVLKEKWKKRYKY, from the coding sequence ATGAATGAACCTTTGGCAGAAAGAATTAGACCTAAAACATTAGAAGACTATATTAGTCAGCAACATTTGGTAGGTAAAAATGGTGTTTTAACCAATTTAATCAAAAAAGGAATCATTCCCTCATTAATTTTATGGGGACCTCCAGGAATTGGTAAAACAACCTTGGCAAACATCATTGCAACCGAATCTAAACGACCATTTTATACACTTAGTGCCATTAGCTCTGGTGTAAAAGATGTTCGAGAAGTTATAGAAAAAGCGAAAAATAGTGGCGGATTATTTACAGCTAAAAACCCTATTTTATTTATTGATGAAATTCATAGATTTAGCAAATCGCAACAAGATTCTTTATTAGGTGCTGTAGAAAAAGGCTGGGTAACTTTAATTGGTGCAACTACAGAAAACCCAAGTTTCGAAGTAATACCTGCCCTACTCTCTAGATGTCAAGTATATATTTTAAATTCTTTCGATAAAAACGATTTGGTAGCGCTTTTAGAAAGAGCCATAAAAACAGACAAGTTTTTAGCTTCAAAAAAAATAATTTTAAAAGAAACGGAAGCATTATTGCAAGTTTCGAGTGGAGATGCCAGAAAATTATTAAATATTTTTGAATTGTTAGTCTCTTCTGAAGACGAAATTGAAATTACCAATGAGTTGGTTCTTTCTAAAATTCAGAAAAATACAGCTAGGTATGATAAAACTGGCGAACAACATTACGATATTGTTTCGGCCTTTATAAAATCGATTCGTGGTAGCGACCCAAATGCTGCTGTTTACTGGTTGGCGAGAATGATTGAAGGTGGAGAAGATGTAAAGTTTATTGCCAGAAGAATGCTAATTTTAGCTTCAGAAGATATAGGAAATGCAAATCCTACTGCATTAATTTTAGCGAACAATACTTTCCAAGCAGTTTCTGTAATAGGAAATCCAGAATCTCGAATTATATTGAGTCAATGTGCAGTTTATTTAGCGAATTCTACAAAAAGTAATGCTTCTTATATGGCGATTGGAGAAGCACAAAACTTAGTGCGAAAAACTGGAGATTTATCTGTTCCTCTTCATCTTAGAAATGCGCCAACTAAACTAATGAAAGATTTAGATTATGGAAAGGAGTATTTATATTCTCATAATTATCCTAATAATTTCGTAGATCAAGAATTTTTGCCACATGAAATTTCTGGCACAAAATTATATGAACCTGGGCATAACCAAAGAGAAAATCAATTTAGAGACGTTTTAAAAGAAAAGTGGAAGAAACGCTATAAATACTAA
- a CDS encoding RagB/SusD family nutrient uptake outer membrane protein has translation MKNIKLIIAVALLGIVFSCNDDILNNSGIAGDSQQTASFTSKQGEDAATTNDQVPAGFVNGIYGQMIQTGSGGSSSQEDFGHKGYDIYSDLLSGDMAYSVLTYGWYSRIINFLAPTDFTQGENRRVWRYYYRIVRSANNVIKNLGGNDAVPELQGNKYAMGQAKAMRAHSYFYLTQFFEKEYNANEPILPLYLEPILENKAKATASEIYDQMEKDLTDAISLLEGFNRTAKNQVNKDVAQVIYAYVLGARGTNFPKMASLTQNVINAGNNTILSKGDVTNGFADVNNASWMWGIDITTTNGLGLVSWWGQIDAYSYSYGWAGDFKAMDKSLFDKISADDARKAQFFGKETSSRYLQPLKKFYASNKIGGISQTVTADYVYMRIEEAYLLNAEANARANNDAAARISLKALMSNRIPDVSYIDGLSGQNLIDEIYLQTRIELWGEGKSYLALKRNKATMTRGTNHLSLVGTPIPYNDERLTFEIPQDEIQNNPFITEQNK, from the coding sequence ATGAAAAACATAAAATTAATAATAGCTGTTGCTTTACTAGGTATAGTTTTCAGTTGTAACGACGACATATTAAATAATAGTGGTATCGCTGGTGACAGTCAGCAAACGGCTAGCTTTACCTCTAAACAAGGGGAAGATGCTGCTACCACAAATGATCAAGTTCCTGCTGGTTTCGTAAATGGAATTTATGGACAGATGATTCAAACAGGTTCTGGTGGTAGTTCAAGTCAAGAGGACTTTGGGCACAAAGGATATGATATATATAGTGATTTACTTTCAGGGGATATGGCATATAGTGTATTGACTTATGGATGGTATAGTCGCATCATAAATTTTTTAGCTCCTACAGATTTTACTCAAGGAGAAAATAGAAGAGTTTGGAGATATTATTATAGAATTGTTAGATCAGCTAACAATGTAATTAAAAACCTAGGAGGTAATGATGCTGTACCTGAATTACAAGGAAATAAATATGCAATGGGACAAGCAAAGGCAATGAGAGCTCATTCTTATTTTTATCTGACTCAATTCTTTGAGAAAGAGTATAATGCTAATGAGCCAATATTGCCTCTATATTTAGAACCAATTTTAGAAAACAAAGCTAAAGCTACAGCATCTGAAATTTACGATCAGATGGAAAAAGATTTAACAGATGCTATTAGTTTACTAGAAGGCTTCAATAGAACCGCTAAAAATCAAGTTAATAAAGATGTCGCTCAAGTTATTTATGCTTATGTTTTAGGTGCTAGAGGAACTAATTTTCCAAAAATGGCTTCTTTAACTCAAAATGTTATTAACGCAGGAAACAATACTATATTAAGTAAAGGTGATGTAACCAATGGGTTCGCTGATGTTAATAATGCTAGTTGGATGTGGGGTATTGATATTACAACTACTAATGGTCTTGGATTAGTTTCATGGTGGGGACAAATTGACGCTTATTCATATAGTTATGGTTGGGCAGGAGATTTTAAAGCAATGGATAAATCATTGTTTGATAAAATAAGTGCTGATGATGCTAGAAAAGCTCAGTTTTTTGGAAAAGAAACTAGTAGTAGATATTTACAACCTCTTAAAAAATTCTATGCTTCAAATAAAATTGGAGGAATATCTCAAACAGTTACAGCTGACTATGTTTATATGCGAATAGAAGAAGCATATTTATTAAACGCCGAAGCAAATGCCAGAGCCAATAATGATGCTGCTGCTAGAATTAGCTTAAAAGCTTTAATGTCAAATAGAATACCAGATGTTAGTTATATAGACGGTTTAAGTGGACAAAATTTAATTGATGAAATATATCTACAAACTCGTATAGAATTATGGGGAGAAGGTAAATCTTATCTCGCTTTGAAACGTAATAAAGCAACAATGACAAGAGGTACTAATCACTTATCTTTGGTTGGCACTCCAATTCCTTATAATGATGAAAGATTAACCTTTGAAATTCCACAAGATGAAATTCAAAATAATCCTTTCATAACCGAACAAAATAAGTAA
- a CDS encoding YjjG family noncanonical pyrimidine nucleotidase, which yields MKIEHVFFDLDHTLWDFDKNSDLTFQKVFKLNNIQVNTTAFLEVYTPINLKYWKLYREEKVSKEKLRYGRLKETFDAVNYNISDAMIHKIAIEYIVHLADFNYVFDGTFELLNYLKEKYQLHIITNGFEEIQTKKMINSRINHYFDKIITSESVGVKKPNPRVFKYALETANADIEKSIMIGDNLEADVEGAINIVLKAIHCNFNNSSITNPKILTVTSILELKQYL from the coding sequence ATGAAAATTGAACATGTATTCTTTGACTTAGATCATACCTTATGGGATTTTGATAAAAATTCCGACCTAACCTTTCAAAAAGTTTTTAAACTCAATAATATTCAAGTAAATACTACTGCTTTTTTAGAAGTATATACTCCTATAAATTTAAAATATTGGAAATTATATAGAGAAGAAAAAGTATCTAAAGAAAAATTAAGATATGGCAGGCTTAAAGAAACATTTGATGCTGTAAATTATAATATTTCTGATGCCATGATTCATAAAATTGCCATAGAATATATTGTGCATTTAGCAGATTTTAATTATGTGTTTGATGGAACTTTCGAGCTTTTAAACTACTTAAAAGAAAAATACCAATTGCATATTATTACCAATGGTTTCGAAGAAATTCAAACTAAAAAAATGATAAACTCTAGAATAAACCATTATTTCGATAAAATTATTACATCAGAATCTGTGGGTGTAAAAAAACCAAATCCAAGAGTTTTTAAATATGCTTTAGAAACTGCAAATGCAGATATCGAAAAATCGATTATGATTGGCGATAACTTAGAGGCAGATGTAGAGGGTGCAATAAATATAGTGTTAAAAGCCATTCATTGTAACTTTAATAATTCTTCGATTACAAATCCTAAAATACTAACAGTTACATCGATTTTAGAATTAAAACAATATCTTTAA
- a CDS encoding SusC/RagA family TonB-linked outer membrane protein: MKTKFKGILTLLLAFVVQISFAQQKTVSGTVSEESGVLPGVSIVIKGTNKGTETNFDGKYSIKANSGDVLVFRYLGYKTTEKTVENSSVINVTMKEDANVLEEIVVVGYGTTTKKAYAGTATTISVENLEAKTFSNVSQALTGEVAGVTVINSSGQPGSVGTIRIRGYGSPNGNRTPLYVVDGVPFYGGSADTDTTDNNDAATNGLASINPSDILSTTILKDATATAIYGSRGANGVVLITTKKGRTGESYIEVDVKTSINSQVIKRYDVISSPEQYVGLVWEGLYNQGVTKGNANPIAFANARVLGKEGIGAGYNMWDATTGAALINPDTRTVRKNVKRLFTPEKFSDLAFGNGIRTEANLKMGGGSEKTRYFASIGYLKDNGYIINSDFKRYTTRLNINSKVKDWLDVSANIGYSFSITNNNGQTEGSENLFEFADKTAPIYPVFARYPNSAEKIPDLVYGGFQYDYGSATGTLNGFTRPRPQSNLLNPIGSATLDHLSNQNHGLNGSFTANFKLSDKLTFETRYGAQYGVTRRVDVLNHVYGTGSGPKGTITRTDFESWNYSFLQLLRYKNTFGDHELELLAAHESNERSEGFSREYKQNVFQPGVYTLSNYAEATRPSIGTTNASGIESYFSQINYNYNGKYYLTGSLRTDGSSRFVNNKWGTFGSIGAAWILSEEDFMADSFVSFLKAKVSYGVLGDQEGVSTSSGFTIYGREFVGGSLSIPETRPGNPDLTWETSKMFQAGIEMSLGNYLDMNLDYYRKNTDNLFFDQTRGPSAGFSSILVNDGEALNSGLEFDLTGHIINTNDFKLSLSLNGEVLENKMLAMPLDVSTGKQKVIDLNGYYAYAVDRSFYDFYMREWAGVDPTDGAPTWNQYYDDKNNNGIVDKGETGFSIDDGNGGNANGTGSLFEYRKKVPDANIKKTVTKSYSSATEVFLEKNLIPKLRGAFRLSGKIKSFDFSTQFLYSLGGYAYDAQYGELLSDRFGAAGNNFHKDILKRWQKPGDITNVPLLSNNEVKNGTSTSSRFITSTDFLALNNARVGYTLPSNFLSNKGIDAVNLWVSGDNLFIKSARQGFNPSLRENGNSARRIYAPATTITLGVRVKF; encoded by the coding sequence AGTTTTGCCTGGGGTAAGTATTGTAATTAAAGGTACTAATAAAGGAACCGAAACAAATTTTGATGGAAAATACTCTATTAAAGCGAACTCTGGTGATGTTTTAGTATTTAGGTATCTTGGTTACAAAACAACTGAGAAAACAGTTGAAAACTCATCTGTTATTAATGTTACAATGAAAGAGGATGCTAATGTTTTAGAAGAAATTGTAGTAGTTGGGTATGGTACTACTACAAAAAAAGCGTATGCTGGAACTGCAACAACAATTAGTGTTGAGAATTTAGAGGCAAAAACATTTTCAAACGTATCTCAAGCGTTAACAGGTGAGGTTGCTGGGGTTACAGTAATTAATAGTTCTGGACAACCTGGGTCAGTTGGTACAATTCGTATTAGAGGATATGGATCTCCAAATGGAAATCGTACTCCACTTTACGTTGTAGATGGTGTTCCTTTCTATGGTGGTTCAGCAGATACTGATACTACCGATAACAATGATGCCGCTACAAATGGTTTGGCAAGTATAAATCCTTCAGACATTTTATCTACAACAATTTTAAAAGACGCTACAGCAACCGCTATTTATGGTTCTAGAGGTGCAAATGGAGTTGTATTAATTACTACGAAAAAAGGTAGAACTGGTGAATCTTACATTGAAGTTGATGTTAAAACTAGTATTAATTCTCAAGTGATTAAAAGATATGATGTTATATCTTCTCCAGAACAATATGTTGGTTTAGTTTGGGAAGGCTTATACAATCAAGGAGTTACTAAAGGTAATGCAAATCCTATTGCATTTGCAAATGCAAGAGTTTTAGGTAAAGAAGGTATTGGTGCTGGGTATAATATGTGGGATGCTACTACTGGTGCAGCATTAATAAATCCAGACACAAGAACCGTAAGAAAAAATGTTAAAAGATTATTTACTCCTGAGAAATTTAGCGACTTAGCTTTTGGTAATGGTATAAGAACAGAAGCAAATCTTAAAATGGGAGGAGGATCTGAAAAAACTAGATATTTTGCCTCTATAGGATATTTAAAAGATAATGGGTATATCATAAATTCAGATTTCAAGAGATATACAACAAGGCTTAATATAAACTCTAAAGTTAAAGATTGGCTTGATGTTTCAGCAAATATTGGTTATTCGTTTTCTATTACAAACAACAATGGGCAAACAGAAGGTTCTGAAAATCTTTTTGAATTTGCTGATAAAACAGCCCCAATTTACCCTGTTTTTGCAAGATATCCAAATTCTGCGGAAAAAATACCTGACTTGGTTTATGGTGGGTTTCAATATGATTATGGTTCGGCAACTGGGACTTTAAATGGTTTTACAAGACCAAGACCACAATCTAACTTACTTAACCCTATTGGTTCTGCAACCTTAGACCACCTAAGCAATCAAAACCATGGTTTAAACGGTAGTTTTACTGCAAACTTTAAATTATCAGATAAACTTACTTTTGAAACAAGGTATGGTGCTCAATATGGAGTAACTAGGCGTGTAGATGTATTAAATCATGTATATGGTACTGGATCTGGACCAAAAGGAACAATTACACGTACAGATTTTGAAAGCTGGAATTATAGTTTTTTACAATTATTAAGGTATAAAAATACTTTTGGAGATCATGAGTTAGAATTATTAGCTGCACACGAATCTAACGAAAGAAGCGAAGGTTTTTCAAGAGAATATAAACAAAATGTATTTCAACCAGGAGTTTACACATTATCAAACTATGCAGAAGCTACTCGTCCTTCAATAGGAACTACGAATGCTTCTGGAATTGAATCTTACTTTAGTCAAATTAATTATAATTATAATGGTAAATATTACTTAACAGGTTCACTTAGAACAGATGGTTCTTCACGTTTTGTAAATAACAAATGGGGTACATTTGGTTCTATTGGTGCTGCTTGGATACTAAGTGAAGAAGATTTTATGGCTGATAGTTTTGTCTCTTTTTTAAAAGCAAAAGTTTCTTATGGGGTTTTGGGAGATCAAGAAGGGGTTAGTACATCTTCAGGGTTTACCATTTATGGTCGTGAGTTTGTTGGTGGTTCTCTCTCTATACCTGAAACACGTCCAGGAAATCCAGATTTAACGTGGGAAACCTCTAAAATGTTCCAAGCTGGTATAGAAATGAGTTTAGGTAATTATTTAGATATGAATTTAGATTATTACCGTAAAAATACAGATAACTTATTCTTTGACCAAACTAGAGGACCATCTGCTGGTTTTTCTTCTATACTAGTTAACGATGGAGAAGCCTTAAACTCTGGTCTTGAATTTGATCTTACTGGGCACATAATAAATACAAATGATTTCAAATTAAGTTTATCTCTGAATGGTGAAGTCTTGGAAAATAAAATGTTAGCAATGCCTTTAGATGTTTCTACTGGAAAGCAAAAGGTTATAGATTTAAATGGCTATTATGCTTATGCCGTAGATCGTTCATTCTATGACTTTTATATGCGTGAATGGGCAGGAGTTGATCCTACTGACGGAGCGCCTACATGGAATCAATATTATGATGATAAAAACAATAACGGTATAGTAGATAAAGGTGAAACAGGTTTTTCTATTGATGATGGTAATGGTGGCAATGCTAACGGCACTGGATCTTTATTCGAGTACAGAAAAAAAGTACCTGATGCAAATATTAAAAAAACAGTTACAAAATCATACTCTAGCGCTACCGAAGTATTTTTAGAAAAAAATTTAATCCCAAAATTAAGAGGAGCATTCAGGCTGTCTGGTAAAATAAAAAGCTTTGATTTTTCTACTCAGTTTTTGTATAGTTTAGGAGGTTATGCGTATGACGCTCAATATGGAGAGTTGTTATCTGACCGATTTGGAGCTGCAGGAAATAACTTTCATAAAGACATACTAAAAAGATGGCAAAAACCAGGCGACATAACAAATGTTCCTCTACTATCAAATAACGAGGTTAAGAATGGTACAAGTACTTCTTCTAGATTTATTACAAGTACAGATTTCTTGGCTCTTAACAATGCAAGAGTTGGATATACCCTACCTTCGAATTTTTTATCAAACAAAGGTATAGATGCTGTTAATTTATGGGTTTCAGGAGATAACCTGTTTATTAAAAGTGCTAGACAAGGCTTTAATCCTTCTTTAAGAGAAAATGGGAACTCAGCCCGTAGAATATATGCACCTGCTACAACAATTACTCTAGGGGTTAGAGTTAAATTTTAA
- a CDS encoding glycosyltransferase family 4 protein, translating into MKKKLHILFLCGWFPSKVFSNNGDFIERHAKAVATKHFVTVLHIITDKNATKSIEIVSKKEANVTTHIAYLKKADHKLKKVSLFIKAFFALLKKVETVDVVHLNEIFPFGMFSLYLKWFQKKPYIISEHWTGYHPPQARNISFIQKLISRKVTKNAAFICPVSNDLKNSLEALNFEGNYNRVPNVVDTNLFYPEEQSSSTFKIIHVSNMVNEHKNVEGILRVIYKLQEKITNFKFTIIGENSKQYVDLANELKINPKHIIFKDQIPHVEVAQELRESNLFILFSNYENLPCVILESFSCGVPVISTNVGGINEFFPEDFGELIQPKDEIALLQNIVNFYTNFKVDKLKMHNYVVENFSEEKIATDFEKLYYKSLKK; encoded by the coding sequence TTGAAGAAAAAATTACACATTTTATTTCTTTGTGGTTGGTTTCCTTCTAAAGTTTTCTCTAATAATGGAGACTTTATAGAGCGCCATGCAAAAGCAGTAGCTACAAAACATTTTGTAACTGTTTTACATATTATTACAGATAAAAATGCTACAAAAAGTATAGAAATTGTCTCAAAAAAAGAGGCTAATGTAACCACGCATATTGCATATCTTAAAAAAGCCGACCATAAATTAAAAAAGGTTTCTCTTTTTATAAAAGCATTTTTTGCTTTGTTGAAAAAAGTAGAAACTGTTGATGTTGTTCATTTAAACGAAATTTTTCCATTCGGAATGTTTAGTTTGTATTTAAAATGGTTTCAAAAAAAACCATATATAATTTCGGAACATTGGACAGGTTACCACCCACCACAAGCTAGAAATATTTCTTTTATTCAAAAATTGATTTCAAGAAAAGTTACCAAAAACGCAGCTTTTATTTGTCCTGTTTCTAATGATTTAAAAAATTCTTTAGAAGCTTTAAATTTTGAAGGAAATTATAATAGAGTACCAAATGTGGTAGACACTAATTTATTTTATCCTGAAGAACAATCTTCTTCAACTTTTAAAATTATTCATGTTTCTAATATGGTTAACGAGCATAAAAATGTGGAAGGAATTTTAAGAGTAATTTATAAATTACAGGAAAAAATTACTAATTTTAAATTTACCATCATTGGAGAAAATTCTAAACAATATGTAGATTTAGCCAATGAATTAAAAATAAATCCTAAACATATTATTTTTAAAGATCAAATTCCGCATGTAGAGGTTGCCCAAGAATTAAGAGAAAGTAATCTGTTTATTTTGTTTAGCAATTACGAAAATTTACCTTGTGTAATTTTAGAGTCTTTTTCTTGTGGAGTTCCTGTAATTTCGACAAATGTTGGTGGAATCAACGAGTTTTTCCCAGAGGATTTTGGTGAGTTAATTCAACCTAAAGACGAAATTGCTTTGTTACAAAACATAGTTAACTTTTACACTAATTTTAAGGTTGATAAATTAAAAATGCACAATTATGTTGTAGAAAATTTTTCAGAAGAAAAAATCGCAACAGATTTCGAAAAACTATATTACAAATCGCTAAAAAAATAA